A region from the Gemmatimonadota bacterium genome encodes:
- the rpmI gene encoding 50S ribosomal protein L35: MPKMKTNRGAAKRLRKTGTGKIRRMKANKSHILTKKTTKRKRRLRKATLVSKADERRVSRLLQG; encoded by the coding sequence ATGCCGAAGATGAAGACCAACCGGGGAGCCGCGAAGCGTTTGCGGAAGACCGGGACGGGAAAAATCCGCAGGATGAAGGCGAACAAGAGCCACATCCTCACCAAGAAGACGACCAAGCGGAAGCGGCGTCTGCGTAAGGCCACCCTCGTCTCCAAGGCGGACGAGCGGCGCGTTTCGCGGCTGCTGCAGGGATAG
- the infC gene encoding translation initiation factor IF-3 yields MTDKRTRVNEQIRISPIRLIGDAGEQIGIVSIDDARQRALEKGLDLVEVAPEARPPVVKMMDYGKYKYEEARKAREARKKQHVIQVKEVKFRPGIEEHDYEFKTRHARRFLEEGNKVKVTMMFRGRQVTHPELGVEVLERIMEDLGDVAKVEQEPNFEGRVMAMVLAPINTRQ; encoded by the coding sequence ATCACGGACAAGCGCACCCGCGTCAACGAGCAGATCCGGATCAGCCCGATCCGCCTGATCGGAGACGCCGGAGAACAGATCGGAATCGTCTCCATCGACGATGCCCGTCAGAGGGCCCTTGAAAAGGGACTGGACCTGGTGGAAGTCGCACCGGAAGCCCGTCCACCCGTGGTCAAGATGATGGACTACGGGAAGTACAAGTACGAAGAGGCCCGCAAGGCTCGCGAGGCCCGCAAGAAACAGCACGTCATCCAGGTCAAGGAAGTGAAGTTCCGACCGGGAATCGAAGAGCACGATTACGAGTTCAAGACCCGACATGCCCGCCGCTTTCTGGAGGAGGGCAACAAGGTCAAGGTGACGATGATGTTCCGCGGGCGGCAGGTCACGCACCCCGAGTTGGGGGTCGAGGTGCTGGAGCGGATCATGGAGGACCTGGGCGACGTCGCCAAGGTGGAGCAGGAACCCAATTTCGAAGGGCGCGTGATGGCCATGGTGCTGGCGCCCATCAACACCCGGCAATAG
- the pheS gene encoding phenylalanine--tRNA ligase subunit alpha, with product MVDQLEQVAAEALGAIEVAGDPAVLEAARVAYLGRKGGRLSLLMRALGTLAPEERPQVGAKANEVKARIDAALEAREAELAAAPGPGAAQMDVTLPGRQAWGGGIHPIQQVIDEIWDIFRGLGFTRARGPEVEDEWHNFVALNTSLEHPAADAADTFYLERPLLLRTHTSPVQVRTLREHAPPVRILSPGMAYRRDTTDATHLPAFAQIEGLVIDEGVSFVDFKATLAEFARRFWGPGARVRFRPSFFPFTEPSAEVDVKYQRVLPDGRTVESDWLEIMGSGMVDPAVLEQVGIDPERYTGWAFGMGPARVAMTRWGISDLRSFIENDVRFLSQFTS from the coding sequence CTGGTCGATCAGCTGGAGCAAGTGGCCGCCGAGGCCCTGGGTGCCATTGAAGTGGCCGGGGACCCGGCGGTTCTGGAGGCGGCCCGGGTGGCCTACCTGGGTCGCAAGGGCGGGCGCCTGTCCCTGTTGATGCGCGCACTCGGCACCCTCGCTCCGGAGGAACGTCCCCAGGTGGGGGCCAAAGCCAACGAGGTGAAAGCCCGCATCGACGCGGCTCTGGAGGCCCGGGAGGCCGAGCTCGCCGCTGCTCCTGGCCCGGGTGCCGCGCAGATGGACGTGACCCTGCCGGGGAGGCAGGCGTGGGGCGGCGGCATCCATCCCATCCAGCAGGTGATCGACGAGATCTGGGACATCTTCCGCGGACTCGGCTTCACGCGGGCGCGGGGCCCGGAGGTCGAGGACGAATGGCACAACTTCGTCGCGCTCAACACCTCGCTGGAACATCCCGCCGCGGATGCGGCCGACACGTTCTATCTGGAGCGCCCGCTGTTGCTCCGCACGCATACCTCTCCGGTGCAGGTGCGGACCCTGCGCGAGCACGCACCGCCTGTGCGCATCCTGTCTCCGGGCATGGCGTATCGGAGGGACACCACGGATGCGACCCACCTCCCCGCCTTCGCCCAGATCGAAGGGCTGGTCATCGACGAAGGGGTGAGCTTCGTGGACTTCAAGGCCACCCTGGCCGAGTTCGCGCGCCGCTTCTGGGGTCCGGGGGCGCGCGTCCGCTTCCGCCCTTCGTTCTTCCCGTTCACGGAGCCGAGCGCCGAAGTCGACGTGAAGTACCAGCGGGTGCTGCCGGACGGCCGCACCGTGGAGAGTGACTGGCTGGAGATCATGGGGTCGGGCATGGTGGACCCCGCGGTGCTCGAGCAGGTGGGGATCGACCCCGAGCGCTACACCGGATGGGCCTTCGGCATGGGCCCCGCCCGCGTGGCCATGACCCGTTGGGGGATCTCCGACCTGCGTTCGTTCATCGAGAACGACGTGCGCTTCCTCAGCCAGTTCACGTCATGA
- a CDS encoding glycosyltransferase family 39 protein: MSERRWIWAVVALTGLAALARWINLDGGLWVDEMYSLVESYRVPFGQLLTTFTGDTQHPFYSLLANRAVAWLGESNRVIRLPAFLAGVATVPMVYHLGRRFVTRGEALSAALLLAVSYHHVWFSQNARGYTIIALMTVLSTEFLLRILEGERWRAVVAYGLVVGLGAYTHLTMVFVAVAHLLVLLGLQLVPDSEGHRFRTWMRPLAALVLSGLITLLLYAPMMRDVLHFFLNRPSQLRGISTPAWAVAELGRVLSTGVGAGPGLLAGGTLFAVGLASYLRRRPLAFALFVVPGVVTIAGALLARGTMYPRFFFFLVGFAMLVLARGVFATSSFLAERLRRGPVAEVLGRRLATTVTVLIALVFARSLEYDYRFPKQDWVGAATWMDENVPDGTTIVTVGVSVWPFQHYLPRPWSAIAEGEEERVREWREQGRSVWVVYVFPRYLENTHPDLARWISDDCDSRQQFDGTLGSGDIYACRLPPLA; encoded by the coding sequence ATGAGCGAGCGCCGCTGGATCTGGGCCGTCGTCGCACTCACCGGGTTGGCCGCCCTGGCTCGCTGGATCAACCTGGACGGCGGCCTCTGGGTCGACGAGATGTACTCGTTGGTGGAGTCGTACCGGGTGCCTTTCGGCCAGCTGCTGACCACCTTCACGGGCGACACACAGCATCCCTTCTACTCGCTCCTGGCCAATCGCGCCGTCGCCTGGCTCGGCGAGTCCAACCGCGTGATCCGCCTGCCGGCATTCCTGGCCGGAGTGGCCACCGTTCCGATGGTGTATCACCTGGGGCGCCGCTTCGTGACCCGGGGCGAGGCGCTGTCCGCGGCCCTGCTGCTCGCCGTGTCCTACCACCATGTGTGGTTCTCGCAGAACGCACGCGGATACACCATCATCGCGCTGATGACCGTGCTCTCCACGGAGTTCCTGCTCCGGATCCTGGAAGGTGAGCGCTGGCGCGCTGTAGTGGCGTACGGCCTGGTTGTGGGGTTGGGGGCGTACACGCACCTGACCATGGTGTTCGTGGCAGTCGCACACCTGCTGGTCCTCCTGGGCCTGCAGCTGGTGCCCGACTCCGAAGGTCACCGGTTCCGCACCTGGATGCGCCCGCTGGCCGCGCTCGTGTTGTCGGGCCTCATCACGCTCCTGCTCTACGCGCCCATGATGCGCGATGTGCTGCACTTCTTCCTGAATCGCCCGTCCCAGCTGCGCGGCATCTCCACGCCCGCCTGGGCGGTGGCCGAGCTGGGCCGGGTGCTGTCCACCGGGGTGGGGGCAGGTCCGGGCTTGCTGGCGGGAGGAACGCTGTTCGCGGTCGGGTTGGCGAGCTACCTGCGCCGGCGCCCATTGGCGTTCGCGCTGTTCGTGGTCCCGGGCGTGGTCACGATCGCCGGCGCCCTTCTGGCGCGTGGGACGATGTATCCCCGGTTCTTCTTCTTCCTGGTCGGCTTCGCGATGCTAGTCCTGGCGCGCGGCGTGTTCGCGACCAGCTCGTTCCTGGCTGAGCGCCTGCGGCGCGGACCCGTTGCGGAGGTACTGGGCCGGCGCCTGGCGACGACGGTCACAGTGCTGATCGCGCTGGTCTTCGCCCGCTCGCTCGAGTACGACTACCGCTTCCCCAAGCAGGACTGGGTCGGTGCGGCGACCTGGATGGATGAGAACGTGCCGGACGGAACGACCATTGTGACGGTCGGCGTGTCGGTCTGGCCGTTCCAGCACTATCTGCCGCGCCCCTGGTCGGCGATTGCGGAAGGCGAGGAAGAGCGTGTGCGCGAGTGGCGCGAACAGGGGCGGAGCGTGTGGGTCGTCTACGTCTTCCCGCGCTATCTCGAGAACACGCATCCGGATCTCGCGCGCTGGATCAGCGACGACTGTGACTCACGCCAGCAGTTCGACGGCACGTTGGGGAGCGGAGACATCTACGCCTGCCGCCTTCCCCCTCTCGCCTAG
- the thrS gene encoding threonine--tRNA ligase produces MSNDRINVTLPDGKVIDLPRGATAGDVAAEIGPGLAKAALAAEVGGEVIDLMRPLEGDVQLRILTERDPEALAVLRHSAAHVLATAVRSLNPGAGIGFGPAIEDGFYYDFEVPAPFTPEDLEKIEGAVAAVLEADQPFERRQVDKAEARGLFADDPLKLERLEELGDDDVITVYRNGPFLDLCRGPHVPSTGRIKNVKLLSAAGAYWRGDEHRQMLQRIYGTAFFSKKDLEAHLARLEEAKKRDHRVLGKQLDLFSVDARVGPGLILWHPRGGIVRTEIETFERDLVQRHGYDLVYTPHVMSEKLFEISGHLENFADGMFGAMEVEGARYRPKPMNCPGHITIYQARQRSYRELPLRYAEFGTVYRYERSGVLHGMLRVRGFTQDDAHVFCTEEQVPSEIERLLDLVDEMLTAFGYPYTIELATRPEKALGSAAQWEAAEKVLARVLAERGLPYQLDPGGGAFYGPKLDFKLIDALGRRWQGPTVQLDFNLPERFGLEYIGEDNERHRPWMLHRVLVGSMERFVGGLIEHYAGAFPVWLAPEQVRVLPVAEQWRDSAQALVDQLTAAGIRATLSDRETLGARIRDAELMKVPYMAVIGEREAESGTAAVRRRGAGKKQEVMERAAFQALVREQIRTRALDGQGG; encoded by the coding sequence ATGTCCAACGATCGGATCAACGTCACGCTTCCCGACGGGAAAGTGATCGACTTGCCCCGCGGGGCCACTGCTGGTGACGTGGCTGCCGAGATCGGTCCCGGGCTCGCCAAGGCCGCGCTCGCGGCAGAGGTCGGGGGCGAGGTCATCGACCTCATGCGCCCACTGGAGGGCGACGTCCAGCTGCGCATCCTGACGGAACGGGACCCGGAGGCGTTGGCGGTGCTGCGCCATTCGGCGGCCCACGTGCTGGCCACGGCCGTGCGCTCGCTGAACCCGGGTGCCGGGATCGGGTTCGGGCCCGCCATCGAGGACGGCTTCTACTACGATTTCGAGGTGCCGGCGCCGTTCACTCCGGAGGACCTCGAGAAGATCGAGGGGGCCGTGGCCGCGGTGCTCGAAGCGGATCAGCCCTTCGAGCGGCGACAGGTGGACAAGGCCGAGGCGCGCGGACTCTTCGCGGACGATCCGCTCAAGTTGGAGCGCCTCGAGGAGCTGGGCGACGACGACGTCATCACCGTCTACCGCAACGGCCCCTTCCTCGATCTGTGTCGGGGTCCCCACGTGCCCAGCACCGGACGCATCAAGAACGTCAAGCTGCTCTCGGCGGCCGGCGCCTACTGGAGGGGCGACGAGCACCGCCAGATGCTGCAGCGCATCTATGGGACGGCGTTCTTCAGCAAGAAGGATCTGGAGGCGCACCTCGCCCGGCTCGAGGAGGCGAAGAAGCGCGACCACCGGGTCCTGGGCAAGCAGCTCGATCTCTTCTCCGTCGACGCGCGCGTCGGCCCCGGACTGATCCTGTGGCATCCCCGGGGCGGCATCGTACGGACCGAGATCGAAACCTTCGAGCGCGACCTGGTGCAGCGACATGGCTACGATCTGGTCTACACGCCGCACGTCATGAGCGAGAAGCTCTTCGAGATCTCCGGGCACCTGGAGAACTTCGCCGACGGCATGTTCGGCGCGATGGAGGTGGAAGGGGCCCGGTACCGGCCCAAGCCGATGAACTGCCCCGGGCACATCACCATCTATCAGGCCCGACAGCGCTCCTATCGGGAGCTGCCGCTGCGCTACGCCGAATTTGGTACGGTCTACCGCTATGAGCGCAGCGGTGTCCTGCACGGGATGCTGCGGGTGCGGGGGTTCACGCAGGACGACGCCCACGTCTTCTGCACCGAGGAGCAGGTCCCCAGCGAGATCGAGCGTCTGCTCGACCTCGTGGACGAGATGCTGACCGCCTTCGGATATCCCTACACCATCGAGTTGGCCACGCGTCCCGAGAAGGCTCTGGGGTCCGCGGCACAGTGGGAGGCGGCCGAGAAGGTGTTGGCGCGCGTGCTCGCCGAACGGGGCCTGCCCTACCAGCTCGATCCGGGCGGGGGTGCCTTCTACGGACCCAAGCTGGACTTCAAGCTGATCGACGCTCTGGGGCGCCGTTGGCAGGGCCCGACCGTCCAGCTCGACTTCAACCTGCCGGAGCGCTTCGGGCTCGAGTACATCGGGGAGGACAATGAGCGGCACCGGCCCTGGATGTTGCACCGGGTCCTGGTGGGCTCCATGGAGCGCTTCGTGGGTGGGCTCATCGAGCACTACGCCGGGGCCTTCCCCGTGTGGCTGGCGCCCGAGCAGGTCCGGGTCCTCCCGGTGGCCGAGCAGTGGCGCGACAGTGCCCAGGCCCTGGTGGACCAGCTGACGGCGGCCGGCATTCGCGCCACCCTGTCGGACCGGGAGACCTTGGGTGCCCGCATTCGGGACGCCGAGCTGATGAAGGTGCCCTACATGGCCGTTATCGGAGAGCGCGAAGCCGAGTCGGGGACGGCGGCCGTGCGGCGACGGGGGGCCGGGAAGAAGCAGGAGGTGATGGAGCGGGCCGCCTTCCAGGCCCTGGTCAGGGAGCAGATCCGCACCCGAGCCCTGGACGGGCAGGGGGGGTAG
- a CDS encoding glycosyltransferase family 39 protein, translating into MDEPTGAETPPTLRSERSWLLRVALIAFLCYAPAFWWGAPRATDALRAQSWGVDDETPLGPLAEISNILHPQPDRNLGYPLLYPFLVVGAYTPYMGALYLTGGLSAPSGEYPFGLADPVRSLRVLSGIAHFVTVLLGVLCVTAAYWIGRMAWDRATGAWTAAVVVSLYPMFYYARTGNVDVPMLAFVALAVASYATGLRRGWSVRRAAWLGVWAGCALATKEAAAGAFLLLPVVTLLGLRWAPAGRDGFSWRANASGLIASLLALGVGSGLFIEPGRYLAHLRFIGERSRIAASGTGDWVIRTYAMDLESSLAYLSRQAGLLVDVLTLPGLLLAAAGILWVLARERDRWPLLLPLLGYAGYMFVGARVSQLRYLLPTALLLAPFVARLAVLGWRASAPWARIASVTAGLAVALGLSRGVDLTWSMLHDSRVEAGAWLAERTEVGDVVEHFGPFQKLPPLKAGVVSRQATTYLGILNPTDTTTATTRDVLAGWEERRPRFILVVPDHTSQATSGPHNISLPPSLYAALLEGGTDYALVRTFETRSLLPWVRRPPLDYPTVSPPIRVFARKSAPGP; encoded by the coding sequence TTGGACGAACCGACCGGGGCCGAGACCCCCCCGACGCTGCGGAGCGAGCGGAGCTGGCTGCTGCGCGTGGCTCTCATCGCATTCTTGTGCTACGCGCCGGCGTTCTGGTGGGGAGCACCGCGTGCGACCGACGCGTTGCGCGCCCAGTCCTGGGGGGTGGACGACGAGACTCCGCTGGGACCGCTGGCGGAGATCTCGAACATCCTCCACCCCCAGCCGGATCGGAATCTCGGCTACCCGCTGCTCTATCCGTTTCTCGTCGTGGGGGCCTACACTCCCTATATGGGGGCGCTGTATCTCACGGGGGGGCTCAGCGCACCCAGCGGCGAGTATCCGTTCGGGCTTGCCGACCCCGTACGCAGCCTGCGCGTGCTCTCCGGTATCGCCCACTTCGTCACCGTGCTTCTGGGCGTGCTGTGCGTGACCGCGGCGTATTGGATCGGGAGGATGGCGTGGGACCGCGCCACGGGTGCGTGGACGGCTGCGGTAGTGGTGAGCCTCTACCCGATGTTCTACTACGCGCGCACGGGCAACGTCGATGTCCCGATGCTGGCATTCGTGGCGCTGGCCGTGGCCAGCTACGCCACCGGGCTCCGGCGTGGATGGAGCGTGCGCCGAGCGGCCTGGCTGGGCGTGTGGGCCGGCTGCGCGCTGGCGACCAAGGAGGCCGCCGCTGGCGCGTTCCTGCTGCTGCCGGTCGTGACGCTGCTGGGGCTGCGTTGGGCCCCGGCCGGGCGCGACGGCTTCTCGTGGCGGGCGAACGCGTCGGGACTGATCGCGTCGCTGCTGGCATTGGGTGTGGGGAGCGGTCTGTTCATCGAACCTGGACGCTACCTCGCGCATCTGCGCTTCATCGGCGAGCGGTCCCGCATCGCTGCTTCGGGAACGGGCGACTGGGTCATCCGCACCTACGCGATGGATCTGGAGAGCTCCCTCGCGTATCTCAGCCGCCAGGCTGGGCTGTTGGTGGATGTCTTGACGCTGCCGGGCCTTCTGCTGGCGGCGGCGGGCATCCTTTGGGTGCTCGCCCGCGAACGGGACCGCTGGCCGCTGCTGCTCCCGCTCCTGGGCTACGCGGGATACATGTTCGTCGGGGCCCGTGTGTCACAGCTCCGCTATCTCCTTCCGACGGCGTTGCTGCTCGCGCCGTTCGTGGCGCGTCTCGCCGTGCTGGGGTGGCGCGCTTCGGCACCGTGGGCGCGCATCGCCTCGGTCACCGCTGGGTTGGCGGTGGCCCTCGGCCTCTCGCGCGGCGTCGATCTGACCTGGTCCATGTTGCACGATTCCCGGGTGGAGGCCGGCGCCTGGCTGGCGGAACGCACCGAGGTCGGGGACGTGGTCGAGCACTTCGGCCCGTTCCAGAAGCTGCCGCCGCTGAAGGCCGGCGTGGTCTCTCGGCAGGCCACCACCTATCTCGGGATCCTGAACCCCACCGATACCACGACCGCCACCACGCGTGACGTTCTGGCCGGATGGGAGGAGCGCCGTCCGCGCTTCATCCTCGTGGTTCCCGACCATACGTCCCAGGCCACCAGCGGACCGCACAACATCTCGCTTCCTCCAAGCCTGTACGCCGCGCTGCTGGAGGGAGGCACGGACTATGCGCTGGTGCGGACGTTCGAGACCCGCTCCCTGCTGCCTTGGGTGCGACGACCGCCGCTGGACTATCCGACGGTGAGTCCACCAATCCGCGTATTTGCCAGGAAATCCGCCCCCGGTCCATGA
- a CDS encoding flippase, which produces MALGLGEAAARVLTFLGHALIARRLGVGVYGVVSLASAAFLYLQRIADAGLTQGLGLRELAADPDNAERLAPSLIVARLALSVAVAVLVVAAALLFLPQPDGTVVAVMALVLLPYGASPLWVALGLRQTRPVATSRTLAEAAVLLLLVVGVRDAGDVARVPLAQLIGEGVAAVLVGLALRRVGLTLRPRFSWTRVRPLVGRALPLMLSGLMALVVYNSDFFFLRIFRDSHAVGLYGVAYMLVSFLLNLGTAFNQSLLPTLTGLGADRAAEQELHDASMAHVWALTLPAAVGGIVLSGGIIGLAFGERYAQSASALAWLLPSVPLVLMRGVSTMALIARGREDRVLRINLIATGVNLALNFALIPGLGILGAALSTVGTETVRLAAAFGHARAEGFGLTFLRRLWRPLVAAAVMAVALHVAGLHTLLAVPAGALVYGAVLTALGGLRWTGGRPQLAV; this is translated from the coding sequence ATGGCGCTCGGCCTCGGCGAGGCAGCGGCACGCGTCCTCACGTTCCTGGGCCACGCCCTCATCGCCCGCAGACTGGGCGTGGGTGTCTACGGCGTGGTGTCGTTGGCCTCTGCCGCCTTCCTCTACCTCCAGCGGATCGCCGATGCCGGGCTCACCCAAGGGCTGGGCCTCAGGGAGCTGGCCGCCGATCCGGACAATGCCGAGCGCCTGGCGCCGTCCCTCATCGTTGCGCGCCTGGCGCTCTCGGTCGCGGTCGCGGTGCTCGTGGTGGCGGCGGCGCTGCTCTTCCTACCGCAGCCGGACGGCACCGTGGTCGCGGTCATGGCGCTGGTGCTGCTCCCCTACGGAGCCAGCCCCCTCTGGGTGGCTCTCGGGCTCCGTCAGACGCGACCCGTGGCCACCTCGCGGACCCTCGCCGAGGCAGCGGTGCTGCTGCTGTTGGTCGTGGGAGTGCGCGACGCCGGCGACGTGGCCCGCGTGCCGCTGGCGCAACTGATCGGCGAGGGCGTCGCCGCCGTGCTCGTCGGTCTGGCGCTCCGTCGGGTGGGACTCACGCTGCGACCCAGGTTCTCCTGGACGCGGGTGCGTCCGTTGGTCGGGCGGGCGCTGCCCCTGATGCTGTCCGGCCTCATGGCGCTGGTGGTCTACAACTCGGACTTCTTCTTCCTGCGCATCTTCCGGGACTCGCACGCCGTGGGGCTCTACGGCGTCGCGTACATGCTGGTGTCCTTCCTGCTCAACCTCGGCACCGCCTTCAACCAGAGCCTGCTCCCCACCCTGACGGGCCTGGGCGCGGACCGCGCGGCCGAGCAGGAGCTGCACGACGCGTCCATGGCGCATGTCTGGGCGCTGACGCTGCCGGCGGCGGTCGGCGGCATCGTGCTCTCCGGAGGCATCATCGGCCTCGCGTTCGGAGAGCGCTACGCGCAAAGCGCGTCGGCGTTGGCCTGGCTGCTCCCCTCGGTACCCCTGGTGTTGATGCGCGGCGTGTCGACCATGGCACTGATCGCTCGTGGGCGTGAGGATCGCGTGCTCCGCATCAACCTGATCGCGACGGGTGTGAATCTGGCCCTGAACTTCGCGCTCATCCCGGGGCTAGGCATCCTGGGCGCCGCGCTCTCGACCGTAGGGACGGAGACCGTGCGCCTGGCGGCCGCGTTCGGACACGCGCGCGCCGAAGGGTTCGGCCTCACGTTCCTTCGACGGCTGTGGCGACCCCTGGTGGCCGCCGCCGTCATGGCCGTGGCGCTGCACGTGGCAGGTCTGCACACTCTGCTGGCCGTCCCGGCAGGGGCCCTCGTCTATGGGGCTGTGTTGACGGCACTGGGAGGACTGCGTTGGACCGGCGGGCGGCCCCAGCTTGCCGTATGA
- the rplT gene encoding 50S ribosomal protein L20 — MPRSTGAPARKKRKKKILRAAKGYFGGRKNLYKTAKDAVEKGWEHAYRDRKKKKRDFRRLWITRINAAAREHDLSYSRFMDGMKRAGIELDRKALADLAVRDPDAFGAVAARVKESLAAA; from the coding sequence ATGCCACGCTCGACGGGAGCTCCCGCGCGCAAGAAGCGCAAGAAGAAGATTCTCCGTGCCGCCAAGGGGTACTTCGGCGGCCGCAAGAACCTCTACAAGACCGCCAAGGACGCGGTCGAGAAGGGGTGGGAACACGCATACCGGGACCGCAAGAAGAAGAAGCGGGACTTCCGGCGCCTGTGGATCACGCGGATCAACGCCGCGGCCCGCGAGCACGACTTGTCGTACTCGCGATTCATGGACGGGATGAAGCGGGCCGGCATCGAGCTGGACCGCAAGGCACTGGCGGACCTGGCCGTGCGGGACCCGGACGCGTTCGGGGCCGTCGCTGCTCGGGTCAAGGAGTCCCTGGCCGCAGCCTGA
- a CDS encoding methyltransferase domain-containing protein — MNFKGIDVVCPSCRGELDGADPQSWRCHSCGADYPVIAGIPDLRLWPDPYIGIEADREKGRAVAAAAAGRTFEALIDHYYSMTSVVPAKDAAMYKRGLLAAGPRALTSLQRWRTEADGSALDDAFLDVGCGTGPLLVAAARTGASSAVGVDVAFRWLVLGKKRLEEAGLDLPLLCANAEALPFRDAAFAVVTMDSVIEHCRDQPRAASEVFRVLRPQGAYFLSTPNRFSVGPDPHTGLPLGSLLPEGATARYARAKGAIPPVRRLLSAGSLRALLLGAGFAVPRLFLPSFSKEQRAHFHGPIAFAIGAYEWVRRTPGLRALLFAVGPLLSAVARKPGAR, encoded by the coding sequence ATGAACTTCAAGGGAATCGACGTCGTCTGCCCCTCCTGTCGGGGGGAGTTGGATGGGGCCGACCCGCAGTCGTGGCGATGCCACAGCTGTGGAGCCGACTACCCGGTGATTGCGGGGATTCCCGACCTGCGGCTCTGGCCTGACCCCTACATCGGCATCGAGGCGGATCGTGAGAAGGGAAGGGCGGTCGCGGCGGCTGCGGCCGGGCGGACCTTCGAGGCGCTGATCGACCACTACTATTCGATGACTTCGGTGGTGCCTGCCAAGGACGCCGCGATGTACAAACGTGGGCTGCTCGCGGCCGGCCCCCGCGCGCTGACGTCTCTGCAGCGGTGGCGGACCGAGGCGGACGGCTCGGCCCTCGACGACGCGTTCCTGGACGTCGGTTGTGGCACCGGCCCACTCCTGGTCGCAGCCGCCCGGACGGGTGCGTCGTCCGCGGTGGGCGTTGACGTGGCCTTCCGCTGGTTGGTGCTGGGGAAGAAGCGTCTGGAGGAGGCGGGGCTGGACCTGCCTCTGCTCTGCGCCAACGCCGAGGCACTCCCGTTCCGTGACGCTGCGTTCGCGGTGGTGACGATGGACTCCGTCATCGAACATTGCCGGGATCAGCCACGGGCGGCCTCCGAGGTCTTCCGGGTGCTGCGCCCCCAGGGTGCGTATTTCCTGTCCACACCCAACCGCTTTTCCGTGGGGCCGGACCCGCACACCGGACTCCCACTGGGGAGCCTGCTTCCGGAGGGAGCGACCGCCCGCTACGCGCGGGCCAAGGGTGCGATCCCACCGGTACGTCGCCTTCTCTCGGCGGGGTCTTTGCGCGCGCTGCTGCTGGGAGCCGGGTTCGCAGTGCCACGCCTCTTCCTGCCGAGCTTCTCTAAGGAGCAACGCGCGCACTTCCACGGTCCCATCGCTTTCGCGATCGGAGCGTACGAATGGGTGCGGCGTACACCGGGCTTGCGGGCGTTGCTGTTCGCCGTGGGGCCCCTGCTGAGCGCCGTCGCGCGCAAGCCGGGGGCGCGATGA